From Vigna unguiculata cultivar IT97K-499-35 chromosome 5, ASM411807v1, whole genome shotgun sequence, the proteins below share one genomic window:
- the LOC114184680 gene encoding uncharacterized protein LOC114184680: MGVLCVCVSFSSSGFDEDKLHKITLAVNRGAKKGSALNLGYPTFQRHFALALNPAAATPLLGFRFFVSNQSITRARLVISAPLLQVRLSSCCAPRSRVEVLLTFSSWARFSGSTSEWRFRCLAIWAGVSLCLFRAMAHVFLSVFLRYILRCIRIQLSCFYWHRGVPSFVGVVLGTPRLFCSTIIA; this comes from the exons ATGGGAGTTCTATGTGTCTGTGTATCCTTTTCTTCATCAGGTTTTGATGAAGATAAGCTTCATAAGATAACTTTGGCTGTCAATAGAGGTGCCAAAAAGGG gtctgccctaaacctaggGTACCCTACATTTCAGAGACACTTTGCCCTTGCCTTGAACCCAGCAGCCGCCacccctctgctagggtttcgtTTCTTCGTCTCGAACCAGTCCATCACAAGAGCTCGACTTGTGATTTCTGCTCCAC TTTTGCAAGTACGCCTTTCAAGTTGTTGTGCTCCGAGGTCCCGCGTCGAGGTTCTGTTAaccttttccag ttgggcgaggttctcagggtcaacaagcgaatggcgattccgctgcttagccatctgggctggagtttcCTTATGTTTATTTAGGGCCatggcccatgtatttcttTCCGTATTTCTACGCTACATTCTACGCTGTATTCGTATTCAGCTATCCTGTTtttattggcatcgtggtgtgcctagttttgtaggggttgtgttagggACCCCAAGACTTTTCTGCAGTACTAttatcgcgtga
- the LOC114183503 gene encoding 50S ribosomal protein L3-2, chloroplastic-like — protein MLAFSRGFVSRLQRFAFDSPSPLRFLSSDAAIQTRIIDQKPCVMTPYSKRTGLIAVKCGMSALWDKWGARIPITVLWVDDNIVSQVKTPEKEGFCSLQIGCGQKKEKHLTKPEVGHLRAQGVPLKRKLKEFPVTEDALLPVGTSLNVRHFVPGQYVDVTGITKGKGFQGVMKRHGFKGMPETHGTSLSHRSAGSIGHITGPGRVFKGKKMAGRMGGDQRTVKNVWVYKIDPARNLMWVKGQVPGATGNFVFIKDAVYEKPDISLLPFPTYFAPEDEDTDNLKPLVADLGDVDPFIVTD, from the exons ATGCTCGCATTTTCGAGAGGCTTTGTTTCCAGGTTGCAACGTTTCGCATTCGATTCACCCTCGCCGCTCCGATTTCTTAGCTCCGATGCAGCGATTCAGACTCGTATTATTGATCAAAAACCCTGTGTGATGACCCCTTATTCCAAGCGAACTGGGCTTATAGCGGTAAAATGTGGAATGAGCGCGCTTTGGGATAAATGGGGTGCTAGAATCCCAATCACCGTGCTTTGGGTGGATGATAACATTGTGTCTCAGGTTAAGACCCCAGAGAAAGAAGGTTTTTGTTCTCTCCAG ATTGGTTGTGGACagaagaaggaaaaacattTGACCAAGCCTGAAGTTGGTCATTTAAGGGCGCAAGGAGTTCCACTGAAGAGAAAGCTTAAGGAGTTTCCAGTGACAGAGGATGCACTTCTTCCTGTTGGAACATCACTTAATGTTCGCCACTTTGTTCCAGGCCAATATGTTGATGTCACGGGAATAACCAAAGGAAAAGGTTTTCAG GGTGTGATGAAGCGGCATGGATTTAAGGGGATGCCAGAAACCCATGGTACTTCGTTGTCCCATCGAAGCGCTGGTTCTATTGGTCATATAACTGGTCCTGGAAGG GTTTTTAAAGGTAAAAAGATGGCTGGGCGAATGGGTGGAGATCAAAGAACAGTTAAAAATGTATGGGTCTATAAAATTGATCCGGCAAGGAATTTGATGTGGGTGAAAGGCCAG GTCCCAGGAGCTACAGGGaactttgtttttataaaagatgCTGTATACGAAAAACCTGACATATCTCTACTTCCTTTCCCAACTTACTTTGCCCCAGAAGACGAAGATACTGATAATTTGAAACCATTGGTTGCTGATCTAGGTGATGTGGATCCATTTATCGTTACTGATTAA
- the LOC114185864 gene encoding protein GRIM REAPER, whose protein sequence is MANTILKLTAFLVLLIFSTLHDSHFASATDVQDQNHNEEEDEDYVLDTPITHSGPRSRFLVSVIKKGRQCNAESNNICNGVRANKGRDLLYCCKTHCRNVLRDKNNCKVCGNKCKQGERCCNGVCTNVLSNANHCGKCDKKCSSGDSCGNGVCGYA, encoded by the coding sequence ATGGCCAACACAATCCTGAAGCTCACAGCATTTCTCGTTCTGCTCATTTTTTCAACCCTGCATGATTCTCATTTTGCTTCTGCAACTGACGTACAAGATCAAAATCATAACGAAGAGGAGGACGAAGACTATGTTCTTGATACCCCAATAACCCATTCGGGACCAAGAAGCAGATTTTTGGTTTCTGTAATAAAGAAAGGAAGACAGTGTAATGCTGAGAGCAATAACATCTGCAATGGGGTTCGAGCGAACAAGGGGAGGGACCTACTTTACTGCTGCAAGACGCATTGTCGCAATGTTCTTCGTGACAAGAACAACTGCAAGGTGTGTGGGAACAAGTGCAAGCAGGGAGAAAGATGCTGCAATGGAGTTTGTACCAATGTTTTGTCCAATGCTAATCACTGTGGCAAGTGCGACAAGAAGTGTTCATCTGGTGATTCATGTGGGAATGGTGTTTGTGGGTATGCTTGA
- the LOC114185752 gene encoding lipoyl synthase 2, mitochondrial encodes MMHSRIRSVGANIKCAARLFCSSSATSPVTPSQFPQTLAGLRARLEEESPSLSDFIALRSESAYSVEVGTKKKPLPKPKWMKEAVPGGEKYVQIKKKLRELKLHTVCEEARCPNLGECWSGGETGTATATIMILGDTCTRGCRFCNVKTSRTPPPPDPDEPTNVAEAIASWGLDYVVITSVDRDDLPDQGSGHFTETVQKLKALKPNMLIEALVPDFRGDADCVEKVAKSGLDVFAHNIETVEELQNVVRDHRANFRQSLDVLMMAKEYAPVGTLTKTSIMLGCGETPDQVVKTMEKVRAAGVDVMTFGQYMRPSKRHMPVSEYVTPEAFNKYQTLGMEMGFRYVASGPMVRSSYKAGEFYIKSMIESDRAASPSKLTSS; translated from the exons ATGATGCATTCAAGGATTAGAAGCGTTGGCGCAAACATCAAATGCGCCGCGAGACTCTTCTGTTCATCATCGGCAACCTCTCCGGTGACGCCGTCGCAATTCCCGCAGACTCTGGCGGGGCTCCGGGCGCGGCTGGAGGAGGAATCACCGTCGCTGTCGGACTTCATCGCTCTGAGATCGGAGAGCGCGTACTCGGTGGAGGTTGGGACGAAGAAGAAGCCGCTTCCGAAGCCGAAGTGGATGAAGGAGGCCGTTCCCGGCGGCGAGAAGTACGTGCAGATCAAGAAGAAGCTCCGCGAATTGAAGCTTCACACTGTTTGCGAGGAGGCTCGGTGCCCTAATTTGGGCGAGTGCTGGTCCGGCGGCGAGACCGGCACTGCTACGGCAACTATCATGATTCTCGGTGACACTTGTACTCGAGGTTGCAG ATTTTGTAATGTTAAGACATCAAGGACTCCTCCACCCCCTGACCCTGATGAGCCCACCAATGTGGCTGAAGCAATTGCATCATGGGGTCTAGATTATGTGGTTATAACAAGTGTTGACCGTGATGATTTACCTGATCAAGGGAGTGGTCATTTTACTGAGACAGTGCAGAAGCTGAAGGCACTGAAGCCTAATATGCTGATAGAAGCCCTAG TTCCAGATTTTCGGGGAGATGCAGACTGTGTAGAGAAAGTTGCTAAATCAGGATTAGATGTCTTTGCACATAACATTGAGACAGTTGAAGAGCTACAGAATGTTGTACGGGATCATCGTGCTAATTTTAGGCAGTCCTTAGATGTTCTAATGATGGCCAAGGAATATGCTCCTGTTGGAACACTCACTAAGACTTCAATAATGTTAGGTTGTGGGGAAACACCTGACCAGGTTGTGAAGACAATGGAGAAGGTGAGAGCGGCTGGAGTTGACGTGATGACATTTGGGCAGTACATGAGACCTTCAAAGCGCCATATGCCAGTATCTGAATATGTTACGCCAGAGGCCTTTAATAAGTATCAGACTCTTGGCATGGAAATG GGCTTTCGATATGTGGCATCTGGGCCCATGGTGAGGTCTTCATACAAGGCTGGTGAATTCTATATTAAATCCATGATTGAATCGGATCGTGCTGCATCTCCCTCAAAGCTGACATCCTCGTGA
- the LOC114183915 gene encoding uncharacterized protein LOC114183915, with translation MAGATSFGTACILRRAAQTFAVSHSHIFNSNATFSFQTKFSSHILSVSTCSASGVSQAVQALKGEVDVLIKGVGERSVAKEVKHILEMARRASSKRETLHTDFLTPPVLKESMQVLEKLADVKAIAQGGYPQAERCRISVGHPEELTSDPDIISALSIKGNFQFEPCSHGDFLGSVLGTGIVREKLGDIILQGEQGAQIIVVPELVEFLMSTLVKVRNVPVTCTKIPLISLDYEPPRTKSFKTIEASLRVDALASAGFKISRSKLVDMISNGDVRVNWIPVTTKGTTLKSGDIVSVSGKGRLKIGEINSTKKGKFAVELIRYL, from the exons ATGGCTGGAGCCACAAGCTTTGGAACTGCATGTATTCTAAGAAGAGCTGCTCAGACTTTTGCAGTATCTCATTCTCATATCTTCAACAGCAATGCCACCTTCTCTTTCCAAACAAAATTTTCCTCTCATATTCTCTCCGTTTCTACTTGTTCAG CTTCAGGTGTAAGCCAAGCAGTACAAGCTTTAAAGGGAGAAGTTGACGTGCTAATCAAGGGAGTAGGAGAAAGAAGTGTAGCAAAAGAAGTAAAACATATTCTTGAGATG GCTAGACGAGCATCATCGAAGCGGGAGACTCTCCACACAGATTTTCTAACCCCTCCAGTGCTAAAGGAATCTATGcaagttttggaaaaattagCAGACGTGAAAGCAATTGCTCAAGGAGGTTATCCTCAG GCTGAACGCTGTCGGATATCTGTTGGACATCCGGAAGAACTGACTAGTGATCCAGATATTATTTCAGCATTAAG TATTAAAGGGAACTTCCAGTTTGAACCTTGCTCACATGGTGACTTCCTTGGCTCAGTTCTTGGTACAGGAATTGTCAGGGAGAAACTTGGGGATATTATATTGCAG GGAGAACAGGGTGCGCAGATAATTGTTGTGCCAGAACTGGTTGAATTTCTTATGTCAACCTTGGTTAAG GTTCGTAATGTTCCTGTAACTTGCACCAAGATACCATTAATTTCTCTTGATTATGAACCACCAAG AACAAAATCATTCAAAACTATAGAAGCATCGCTAAGAGTTGATGCACTTGCTAGTGCCGGATTTAAAATTTCACGCTCAAAGCTAGTTGACATGATCAG CAATGGTGATGTGCGTGTGAACTGGATCCCTGTTACTACCAAAGGAACCACACTGAAGAGTGGAGATATTGTATCAGTCAGTGGAAAGGGAAGATTAAAG ATAGGTGAAATAAACTCTacaaagaaaggaaaatttgCAGTGGAGCTCATTCGGTATTTGTAG